From Candidatus Zixiibacteriota bacterium, one genomic window encodes:
- a CDS encoding TSUP family transporter codes for MEFSILQAGLLFLAALIAGWIDAIAGGGGMITLPSLLAVGLPPHLALGTNKLQSTFGSFTATYSHVRRGVVNLRDAVWGIVATGVGAGLGALVVQKLKSELLEAVIPFLLLGLVIYFVLSPRLGERDSVAKMKPIPFFVGFGLLIGFYDGFFGPGTGSFWAMSFVMILGFNLVKATGYTKLMNFVSNIMSLLAFAIGGHVALAIGLLMGIGQMIGAYIGSHLVITRGAKFVRPILVAVVLLTTAKLLYDNFK; via the coding sequence ATGGAATTCTCAATTCTTCAAGCCGGGCTGCTGTTTCTGGCAGCTTTGATCGCCGGATGGATCGATGCCATTGCCGGCGGTGGCGGCATGATCACGCTGCCATCGCTTCTGGCGGTCGGACTACCGCCACACCTGGCCCTGGGAACGAACAAGCTGCAGTCGACGTTTGGAAGTTTCACGGCTACCTACAGCCATGTGCGCCGGGGAGTCGTCAATTTGCGCGACGCGGTCTGGGGGATTGTCGCCACCGGAGTCGGCGCCGGACTTGGTGCACTGGTCGTCCAGAAGCTGAAATCCGAGCTGCTCGAAGCGGTCATCCCGTTTCTGCTGCTCGGTCTCGTGATCTATTTCGTGTTGTCGCCGCGTCTGGGCGAGCGCGATTCCGTCGCCAAGATGAAGCCGATTCCTTTCTTTGTCGGTTTCGGACTACTGATCGGGTTCTACGACGGCTTCTTCGGGCCCGGGACCGGCTCGTTTTGGGCGATGTCCTTTGTGATGATTCTCGGCTTCAACCTCGTCAAGGCGACCGGCTACACGAAGCTGATGAACTTCGTTTCCAACATCATGTCTTTGCTCGCTTTCGCCATCGGTGGCCATGTTGCGCTTGCGATCGGTCTGCTGATGGGAATCGGGCAGATGATTGGGGCGTATATCGGCTCCCACCTCGTCATCACTCGCGGCGCCAAGTTCGTTCGTCCGATTCTGGTCGCAGTCGTCCTGCTCACAACAGCTAAGCTGTT